Proteins co-encoded in one Aethina tumida isolate Nest 87 chromosome 7, icAetTumi1.1, whole genome shotgun sequence genomic window:
- the LOC109597266 gene encoding B-cell lymphoma/leukemia 11A encodes MRIKMPAVRIAQADSDGSDTDSHQDILTCGVCQKHFALSDIVRFIQHKIQTCNKENFGQCFQNSDRERDNDDSALPLSTINSRRPSISAPISGKKNLGNRVHTPPPASPRLPAPGDLCVDGAASSTPKRRASSPLTSSSLEEDIKPTIKQERIDASMSPDESSGCKKSRTEVADAESNTTHSEPSNYVCSTCKARLHSAWRLVQHVQHSHGMKIYVESSPTSSKNGNNNNHSSSSTSSSTSGCSSGGVPSAPTPNMRHHLLPPPDLHNPFGVGGLLRLPIPPLNHGSIPPTPLFSRPEHHYRIDQLVSEQFRNHGLNLAAAAASLAAGGVPPPHTNFPSPAERSSSIPSRERSTPIMNQSNINMEPQLDFYSQRLRQLAGTTSPGVAAQVSSPSPRKLSPPFSPQLTTTTTTTNNTSSSSTASNNNNNNNNNSTGSSRPPSVSPQNNKDEQQLININTPRSASTPPGKPGSPRNATSQDAIHNCEYCGKKFRYLNNLEVHKKTHTGELPYKCTVCDHACSQSSKLKRHMKIHRTPEDRTSNAGSVETIDGDESEDEDMEDEEEEEEEEMDAEEEEAEDLSVPASKSSTNPSASLVGELMDKFGLSNIAQYSEAYKQALQESNSALKFQLGSKDRDNNNTTINNQLKMREDYAKGLLPVPTPQPLPLFPPFNDSFDPAKRLKLEMDRGDWWLPGLPRESKGIPGPSALLPNPLLKKDSKRNDTCEYCGKVFKNCSNLTVHRRSHTGEKPYKCELCSYACAQSSKLTRHMKTHGRVGKDVYRCRFCEMPFSVPSTLEKHMRKCVVNQGKGHMLGAMSTMLSADEDSSASITSKEAT; translated from the exons ATGAGAATTAAAATGCCAGCAGTTCGCATCGCTCAAG cTGATTCTGATGGTTCAGACACGGACTCTCATCAGGATATACTTACATGCGGTGTGTGCCAAAAACATTTCGCCCTATCGGATATAGTGCGTTTCATCCAACACAAAATTCAAACTtgcaataaagaaaactttggGCAATGTTTCCAAAATTCAGACCGAGAACGTGATAACGATGACAGTGCTTTGCCATTGTCGACGATTAATAGTAGAAGACCAAGCATTTCTGCCCCAATTTCCGGAAAAAAGAACTTGGGAAATCGAGTGCACACACCACCACCTGCATCTCCCCGATTACCGGCACCTGGAGATCTTTGTGTTGATGGAGCTGCATCTTCGACACCAAAGAGACGAGCCAGCAGTCCTCTCACAAGTTCAAGTCTTGAGGAAGACATAAAGCCAACCATTAAACAGGAGCGGATTGACGCGTCCATGTCACCCGATGAGAGCAGTGGTTGTAAAAAATCAAGAACGGAAGTTGCAGATGCAGAGTCCAACACAACGCACAGTG AACCCAGCAACTATGTGTGTTCCACCTGTAAAGCCAGACTGCACTCTGCTTGGAGGCTGGTACAACATGTGCAACATTCCCATGGAATGAAAATATACGTAGAAAGCTCACCGACCAGTAGTAAGAACGGAAATAACAACAACCACAGTTCCTCGAGTACAAGCAGTAGTACATCAGGATGTTCCTCTGGCGGCGTACCTTCGGCACCCACGCCAAACATGAGACATCATCTTTTACCACCCCCCGATTTACACAATCCATTTGGAGTTGGCGGTTTGCTCAGATTGCCAATACCGCCACTAAACCATGGCAGTATTCCGCCAACACCGTTATTTTCACGACCCGAACACCACTATCGAATCGATCAATTAGTATCCGAACAGTTCCGCAACCACGGTTTAAACTTGGCAGCTGCTGCCGCTTCACTGGCAGCAGGTGGTGTACCTCCTCCACACACAAACTTTCCGTCACCCGCGGAAAGAAGTAGTAGTATCCCTTCAAGGGAAAGAAGTACTCCAATTATGAACCAATCCAATATAAACATGGAACCACAGTTGGATTTTTACTCGCAGCGGCTAAGGCAGTTGGCTGGTACAACTAGCCCCGGGGTGGCCGCTCAGGTCAGTTCTCCTAGTCCCCGGAAACTTTCTCCCCCCTTTTCCCCTCAACTTACCACAACCAccacaacaacaaataatactAGCTCTAGTAGTACAGCtagtaataacaataacaacaataataataacagcACTGGTAGCAGTCGGCCACCTAGTGTGTCACCACAAAACAACAAAGACGAACAACAgttgattaatataaatactccaAGATCAGCATCAACTCCCCCAGGGAAGCCAGGCAGTCCGAGAAATGCTACTTCACAAGACGCCATTCACAATTGCGAATATTGTGGTAAAAAGTTCCGTTACTTGAACAACCTTGAAGTTCATAAAAAGACTCATACTGGAGAATTGCCGTACAAATGTACCGTTTGTGATCACGCATGCTCCCAAAGTTCTAAACTAAAACGGCACATGAAAATTCATCGAACACCCGAAGATCGTACTAGTAACGCTGGATCAGTTGAAACAATCGATGGAGACGAAAGCGAAGATGAAGACATGGAAGATGAAGAGGAGGAGGAAGAGGAAGAAATGGATGCCGAAGAAGAGGAAGCTGAGGATTTGAGTGTGCCAGCATCGAAAAGTTCTACCAATCCATCCGCTTCTCTGGTGGGCGAACTCATGGATAAGTTTGGTCTTAGCAATATTGCCCAATACAGTGAGGCGTATAAACAGGCTCTGCAAGAATCGAATTCCGCGTTAAAATTCCAATTAGGCAGCAAGGATCGAGACAATaacaacacaacaataaataatcaattaaaaatgaggGAGGACTACGCCAAAGGTTTACTACCAGTACCCACACCACAGCCTCTGCCGCTATTTCCTCCCTTCAACGATAGTTTTGATCCTGCGAAGCGACTGAAACTGGAGATGGATCGTGGAGACTGGTGGTTGCCCGGGTTGCCCAGAGAATCGAAAGGAATTCCCGGGCCAAGCGCCCTCCTGCCCAACCCTTTATTGAAGAAGGATTCCAAAAGAAACGATACATGTGAATATTGTGGCAAAGTCTTCAAAAATTGCTCTAACTTAACAGTGCACCGTCGATCACACACTGGTGAAAAACCTTACAAGTGCGAATTATGTTCCTACGCATGCGCGCAGAGTTCCAAACTCACACGACACATGAAAACACACGGGAGAGTTGGAAAAGACGTTTACCGGTGTAGGTTTTGTGAAATGCCGTTCTCTGTTCCGTCTACTTTAGAGAAGCACATGCGTAAATGTGTTGTGAATCAAGGCAAGGGACACATGTTGGGGGCAATGTCGACGATGCTATCCGCTGACGAAGATTCTTCCGCCAGTATAACGTCGAAAGAAGCAACATGA